The sequence TCAAGCGCCTCCAGGAGGCGGGCATCGAGGTGGCCGCCATCTCCGGCGGCGACAGCCTCTCCGCGCAGATGCGCATGCAGTCGCTGGGCTTGCGCCACGTGCACTTCGGCAGCCAGGACAAGGTGGCGCACTTCGAGAAGCTGCTCGGCATCCTCAACGTGTCCGCGGAGCACTGCGGCTACATGGGCGATGAAGTCGTGGACCTGCCGCTGCTCAACGCGGTGGGCTTCTCCGCCACGGTGCCGGAGGCTCCGGACGAAGTGCGCGCGCAGGTGCACTACGTGGCCCAGCGCGCCGCCGGCTTCGGCGCCGCGCGCGAGGTGTGCGAGTTCATCCTGAAGCACCGCGCGCGCTTGGCCCCATAAGGGCTTCTTCACGAGCGCGCCCAAACGTTCGCTCCTGGAAACGCCTACCTCCCTGCCCTGCGTTCGGGTTGTCGCTCCCCGGGCCCGTTCCTACCTTGCGCTGCCTGAAGGCCGGTGGACGGCCCGAGACACGCGGGAGGCGACGTGGGGATGCGGCGGATGTGGCTCGGACTGGCAGCGGCCGTGGGGCTCGCCGTGTCCACCGGATGTGGACAGTCCCCCGAGGATTCCGAAGCGCGGCTCGCGGCCCTGGAG comes from Corallococcus macrosporus and encodes:
- a CDS encoding KdsC family phosphatase; translation: MNQDLESLKARVARLSVMIFDIDGTLTDGRIFWVPNSGWTQMYSVRDGMGIKRLQEAGIEVAAISGGDSLSAQMRMQSLGLRHVHFGSQDKVAHFEKLLGILNVSAEHCGYMGDEVVDLPLLNAVGFSATVPEAPDEVRAQVHYVAQRAAGFGAAREVCEFILKHRARLAP